In Dermacentor variabilis isolate Ectoservices chromosome 10, ASM5094787v1, whole genome shotgun sequence, the genomic window TCTTTATTCATGGAGTTAAAGTCTTGCAGATTTTTACGTCGGTAATGCTGCATTTCTCCTGAAGTCTTCGAGGTTTTTTAAATACACCGACGATACAGAGTTTAGCTCCGTTTACGGGCACCATCTAATTGAAATTGCACGCGGTTCTTTTTCCAGTCATTCATGTGCTTTCAGCTAAGTCCACCTAATATCCATTTTAACACATTAGGGTGATTCGAAATATAAAGTTAAATGTGTGACAATATTCTATATATCGCAGTAGTTGAGAGTAAATAATTTAGACAATGTCTTCGACAGAAAGTAGTAAAGCATTCTTAGCATAACGTAGAATAAACTTGCATTTGTCTTTTGTCATTGTGTAGGACGGCCTGATAAACGCCTGCTGAACTAGAAAGAATTTCAGAGTTCTCATGACACTTCCCTAAATGAGCATTCTGCTTCTTCTCTCTAAAGCTAACTTAAGTTTAGCCTTCTTCAGGAGCAAAACGTCTACGTGGAGCTTGTGTCTTTCTCGTCTCATTATTGAGTCCCGTTTTATGGCCTTTTGCAAAATGATGGCAGCGACCTTCACAGCATCGGCTGCATCGGCGACATCGTTTGATGCCTCCTGGTCCACACGCTTCAACTCGGGAAATTTCTCGAGGAAGGTTTTATCCACGTCGTAAAGGCACGGCAGGCTCTGAACGCTTCTGTCTTCAAGGAGACGAGAAGGAGAAAGGAAAGTGTCTTGTTCCCCGCATGCAGACGGTGTGAGTTTAGAGGTGTTCGGCGCGGTCTCCATATGGCATACAGCCGAGGGCGTCATGGAACTTGGGGTGCGCTGGTACGGTGCCGTCCTCCAGCCGCTGTACTCGGCGGTTATGTGCACGGGGGACTCGTCGTCTTCAAGACCACCTGCCTGCCACCACTCGGTTTCGTACACCTCCGTGGCCTCTGAGCTCTCCTCCAGACGAGCCACCGCCTCCTCGCGGCTGGAGCTGCGGCAATGAAAAGATATGGACACGGTTATTGTAACTGCGCAACTCAGCACACGTTCTTCGACAATGTTTACAACTTAGATATAGATATTTTTATGCGTCTTATTGTGGCAGCGCCAGTGTAGTTTCTTTGTTCCGCGCACCACCGACGCCTGCAATAGATAACTATCTGTACACCTACAACATATTGTGAGGATTAGGACAACCATTCTTTGGTTTGCGTTCATTCACAAAAATGAAACAATGATGAGGAAAACTTTAATACCAGTTGTCTAGGTTTATGTTACAGTTCTTCAAATGGAGACAAAGGCACATCAAGCAGAGCACTAAGGTAAAGGCTTTAAATTATTGACGCTAATTAAGACATATCATGGCAAATAACCGAGTTCTTGCAGTCGCCAAAATTGTCCTTGGGCACTTCAGCCCATATTGCGTGATTCACAGGCTAAACAGTAAACCGACATTAAAATTGCTGGTGGAGAGAACTGCGCCACAATGAAGGAGATTGTGCAGGAACATaacataaaaaggaaacaaaatgaTTCGGGCAGAAAGCATCGAAGGCAATTGTAGATGTCAGTGATACCTTCCTGCGTAACATGCCACATATTGCCATGTCATCCACGACTCACAATATCATATGGGCATATCAGCAGGGACGTCAAATCGCAATCTTGCTGCCAACCACAATTCTAGGCGTTACAATGACACAGTATATCTTGTTATAACCACAGCAGCCCAGTTGACACTTGGCAGTGGCCTGCACTACCCCGCGTATTTTGGCTGCAACTTTGTTGCAATGTCTATCCATTAAGAGTCTGCGCTCGACGCGAAGATTGTTGCGGGTGCAGATGTACAACAATTCAGAGTAAAGGACATATAGACGCTGTTTTCTGCGACCTCCCTGCGAACATGGCTCAGTGGTTGCAGATGGGGCTGCCTCAGTTGGAGCACCACCTCCTTACCTACTCTCCTTGTGCGTAACGTCATCCGAGAGTCAACTACCATTCAGATGCCTTgttctcctcctccgctttctttctttgctgtttaCGGCGTTTGCCTACAACGCGCGAAATAGTTCTGAGTTCTGagatgtcgtcgaggttatgaagTCTTCTGACATCCCTGCGTATCCATGCTGCAGACGATGTTCGTGCTGTGTGTCTTGTGTAAGAAGACTAATATAACTTACAGAGCTCCTTTTGGGCCCTGTGATGCGGGGCTTTTCTTTGCTGGCACGATAGCGAGAATCTCGCCGGTCCTCGGGCGCTGGCGGTGCCGTCTAGTTGGctatgtccattgcctcttgtgaggcgctggacacgcgctttTGCGAGCTGTTTGTTTAATGTTAACGCCTCGTCGCGAGCGACTAGACCCTTGacgccaccagcccggaggtcgatggccaCTTCTGTGACGGCAGAGCAGCGCATGCTGCAGCCGCCAACAAGGCGGGTGGcgtcgccggggggggggggggggggggggagaggggaggagggggcctgtggcgctgccccctgacacgccacttcggcaaagctgttctTTGGCAGTTGTGATACCCGCCTGTGAGCCTCCTTGACTGATGtattttctttgattttgatTATAACAGTCTCTTTCTTATGTCCATCCATATTCCTTTCTTCCAGGGCGGGCATGACCGCGAATATGCGGCATGCTCGGCATCACAGTTCACGCATTCTGaagcgttttcgcatgtttcaaAGGTACGTTCGCGGTCAGTACATTTAGCACGTTTTTGTCGGCCCGGCCATTCTGGGAACTGTAACCGAAAGGGTGGTACTTAGAGCATCGAAGAGAATTTGTAACATATGGCCTGACCCGGATCTTCACATAGCTTGCCTCGATTGTCCGGGGCAGAATGAGTAATCGATTTGCCAAAGCGAGAGTATTGGATGCCCAGTTTTGATCTCCTTGCCGTCGCAACTTATGATAACGCATTCAACATTGACCACGACATTTCGCTCGCTCCAGCCTTCCAATAATTCAGCTTCTGTCAGCTCCATCAGGTCATCATCGGAGACAACACCACGACTGGTGTTCACAGACCGGTGCGGGGTTGTTGTCACTGGAATTTCCCCGAATGACGTTAGGTTAGGAAGGTTTTTGCGTTTCGCATTGCGGAGTTCTAAAAGGAGATTACCACCAGCCATCTTAGATGCCTTGTAGCCTGCTCTATGAGCTTCCGTGAGAGATTTTCACACGAGCAAAGGTGAAATTCTTATTGTCTTCAGGTTTATcagaatggatgacatggaaTCGGGGGAAGTTTTGCAGTCTGTTtccaggaaaaaaatgaaaagcatgtTCGGTGCaacctcgtttctgagggcgatctggaAGTTTGGGGAAGGAAACATCCATGTATCTAGATTTCGGCACAAGCGCCAGCCGCCCATCGTGGCGCCCAACAAGGGGACTCCACAGGAGTTCTAAATATAGACAAGTCTTGCGGGCGCGAACTGTACGTTTCCACTATAACCTAATTTGTGTTGCCACGATTACTCATTCCACAGAAGGTTACCCCTTACTGCCAGAAAGACCGGAAATAAAAAGAAttgaagtgagagagaaagacgaagattgaagaggaggacaggaaaagatgactgccgatttcctccaggtgagCAAGTCCGGAGGCTCtttctatgtgaagcagaggccagagAGGTGTGTCGCCACCATCAGAAAGCCCTAAACGTCCGAGcactcggcatcggctcaaccaccAGGATTCTCCTTTCTCCTGGCACGGCTAAGCTGCGCATGGCTACACGGGGGGAGGGTCCGACCCtgatgtgctcgggtacgtggtgtcgcaacacaccaaacgcctgctgacgcaccTGCGGGGGCCACCGGAAGACAGAAAACTACTTAAGCTGCTGCCACGGCAAGCCACTTCGGGACCTGGCGCCGTCATGGACGCCAGACACAGGAACACACGCACCCATGTTCCCCCGCGTACTCAATTCGTCGCCGTCGCACGTTGCGGTTGGGTCGAGAGCCGGCGTAGATGAGGGAGAAGCGCACTACGCCCACTCCCGGTTCTTCCTCGCTCTCGCGGCGCGCGCACCCTTTTCGTGACTCGCTAGAAGGTATCcgacgggcgaggaggaaatTCCTCTTACAAAGGTAAAAAGCTATAAAACAGCGCCACCGAGGGAGACCCTCTCTGGCTCCCGACCTCGAACCTGCCGGATGGGAATAGCTGCCTGACTATCCCACACAATTAGGCGAACCTATTTATTACCCATTAGACAGTTCACTTCCCTCTGCAAGTGTTTCTTGTTACTTGTTAATAATTACTTATTATTTTTATGAAATAATAAAGTCGAGCTTAACAAGGACCTTTCAGAATTTTTCCAGTGAATACATATCAGACATTTTTCGCAGTCAACAACGTAGCAGACACtaggacgacaccacttagagccgAATACACTTCCCAATatactcccgaaccagaacaagccatcgAACTTGATTTATATCTTGAAACTGTCAGTAAAGAAATtttaagccaatccaagacatctaagcgacctaaaaacataatcGCCTCAGAGAGTCGTATAATTTAAAATCTTAGTTACCGGAATAACATCGTTATTAAGGAAGAAGATGAGGGTGGAAGGATGGCTATTTGACCACTAGGAAAGTACAAGCACGACGCTTACAGACAGCTAAACAACCCAGAACTTTACCGTAAGCCAGATAACGATCTAAAATTATCCTACACACTGACAATTACCAACCGGCTCAATCACTTTTGGTTGATGAACTGATAACGtcgtcagaatacaaatttcttaaaccaagcaacaaaactgccgggcgcTTCTACCTCTTcgaaaaattcataaaattccatccactGAACACCGCTAACATCCCAAGGggcccgatagtatcaaacaacagcCCAACATAGAGCATAtacacattccttaaccacttcctTGGCGACTCTCCATaacacttccgtcatttgtacaagataagCCCCAGCTACTGAGAATTATTGAGGACAATAATAGTAAATGCACACTGCCCAAAAacataattctcgcaacactagacctGACGGCCCTGTACACCAATATTCCAATCcccgatggtttatcttcgatgaAAGCAACGCTATCTAAGCACAAAGCACAACACTCtattgaagtctacttgtcttGGATTATTTATAACACACAACTACTTCAAATTTGAGAATTACTACCTAGAATATATGGGACAAGTATGGGTACGCCTTTTACACCAAGCTATAGTACGCGAACATACTTATGAGATTATAGAAACAGATTCACTATCGCGCTGCACAGACAAGCCTCAAACACATTTACGATACATCGAGGAAATATTTAcaagtggtagtgacggtgaggaaGGCAGCAAaaccacagagaaagaaattcaacaagaggggacactcggcgaaaactggaaactggaaacacgtcacgcctagtgttaatcccatccgttagaTGACGCGAgaaacggaaaaagaaaaaaatgtgaaatgaacttacagacaacgttttatttttttattctttcccgctaaaccTAAAGAAAGTTTTGCGAAAATATGCTTGTACTACGCGACCAATTTTTCTTGCGCCACCTAGCAACAAGCTGGCGGCACGCCAGACACGTCATatgatgcgtcatgcgccagacgtgccaccgaagcgagcgagcccgtctgcgcatgtgaagttcgcctgttcggcgacccgtctcttttggatgtactgtttgttgggctcccggcgttttcttgcgttctttctgcatttccacacgccaccactgcactattggactatggCAAGGTGACAAATTTTGTTTGACAATCAGCGACGCATATCAAAGCTAATTTAGGCTTACGGCAGAAAACCGACActagtgacgcagttagcgaaaaacagctcggccattCTGGTGCAGTTAATTTGAGCTAATGACTTGTACTGGGAAATGCTTGCAACGATTTCTATGAGCGCCCAAGCATCATCGTAACTTATTTCGGTATTTTTGGGCACGCTTTCCGCACCCGGCTTGGTGGCGCAGTTAGCTAAAAGCAGCCCGACCATGGTGGCAGTTTTTGACGATTTCCCTGGTCCCCAGCAGTATtgtatttcgctactttttgggatgcTTCTGAagtacgcgcgccgcgcctggcgttgtgccgcagtcagcgaaaagcagctcggctctgtgtcgcagttttgcgtgtactgaatcttactgagacaagttcgtgacgcattctctgacccccaaaattattgtaattcgaaatttttgggatacttttgaggcatgctcgccgcgcctggggctGTCAAGAAGTTAGGAAAAAggcaagccggccgtggtgacagttagcttggcgtgtactgaattttagtggagCAAGTTTGTGACTCATTTTATGGCCTTGCAACAACATctgccttctttcggtactcacgcttgtcgaaaacgcgacgaacGATTGCCAATAGGGATAACACGGGAGTCTGTTGCTTGCGTCGGCAGGACGCACAAacgataacgccgaggagctcgaAAACCAAGAACTTCAAAATTCTGTCtactgagcgactgaaaacaggctttgcacccacaaatttatcttgagtgcgagtagaaggcattctgcgagtgtgtaacatggtctggctgagcgcctgtgttgtggccacctctgtgtactttgtaccatcgcgtcgacttaggccaagttgttttggaaacgtccagtcacccgtgtatttgtgctttcatagtgcaggaaataatgcccgggcaGGAAGCAATGCTTcaaaaatcggatgttttcttaaCATTTTATgacattgtttgggaggagtctataTGCTACAAAATGTGTGCAAAAGTGAATTTATTTGTAATGCCGCCCTTTCACAAcatacgcacgtttcgcctctacacgcactATTCCTGCTAGGTCTATAtaccaatctctctctctctctatatatatatatatatatatatatatatatatatatatatatatatatatatatatatatatcttgttccGGGCTATAAATTCCGAACAATTTATACAGAACAAAATAAACATTTAATCGTTTTAGAAGACGCCTTGCGTTTTCTTATGAAATTGCATGTGGCACAAATTCGGTGGAGGTTTGTAAAgatcattcgcaatcatttttactaaataataaaacgataccgcgccaaggccgcgcgtggCTCAGCAGTGGAAGCGAAAAAATTTACGCGCtgatcagcggagccggcgtggcgcGTACCAGCTGGCgctcaaaacgcgcgcgcccaaaaccggaACCAGAAGGAGTAAAtgccatccgcttggtgcgctacagtgaaTTCAGCCGCTgtgctctatgggagtgtccgctcttgtggAATTTCTCTatggcaaaactgtgaatgacgaaactagccgtttattgggcgaacttgggcCCTCAGAAGCAAGCTACACTCAAAGGACAACAATaacggcaaacacagtcggcgattgtcgaaaatctgatcagcggccgtcaagcgcgtcggcttttatacatcagccatcgaaggttccagagtaatcgctggtgttcGCGTGTCTTCCTGAAAGTACTAcagaattcgcgtcgcacatgcaatcagattgcacaagcttGGGTGACAACAGACGATGtgtagaaacatcgataacattcgagaaacttctgatacgtgcaggcgcatcctgcgctgagcgataacgtttgttagacggtgaaaagggGTCcggccagggtgtctaccaagttgacattttaaAATTTCCGGAATTtgccaggttttccctgagtgcctttgaaAATCCTtagtgacacagaacttcgttttatgtcaagacgggctgacaccatgtcgcccgatgctgtcactctctaagtAAGCatagtaataaataaaaaagggcttaatgcagtttgaatagtaaggagcaatgtttattttattcaaaatagaaaaatGAAGGGAAGGGTAGTAAAATgtacagcgaataaaatatagaAAAATGGTAAAGCCTATCGCAAATTgagttgaacattttcaaataaGAATGAAAAGagatgcacacagaagcaaatattttctaaaatgcgctatttctatcaactgatagcaagctcattggtataaGGCCCGAACTTTGCCACAAGTGAggttctctcagcagctggaaagtcattCTCGGCTGTGCTGACCTACTCTCAGCCCTTgtacaatgcctcagtgttgcgttccAATACTTTAAAAAGtatattttggtttggatgagggtcacctgcacCTCGGCGTCAGCCAAAACTTTCCTTTATAagttcaagctccttcaaagaagaggcggcacagttcAGTTGACGATCATTCCTCAACGCGACGGTCCTTGCTGTTCTCGTCCTCTTTCTGCCACACGTTCGCCCTACGGACTATTTGAATCATCTTCTTGATCAGTTGTAcatcaacgtccgatttttcggactgcCTAGGGGACGCTAAAACGTCCGagaaatcaggcagtccgaaaaaatgactGCATGTTCTTTTAAAAAGCCCCGAAGGAcacaaatcaccacaggcacgtccgaaaaagctctgaaggcctgtcagtacagtcattaggcatatcggtgcttgtactgtgacaggagatggcgggtgcacgcgtgtataattagggAAAATCTATTGTttcccatgacaattgccccttcccacgcttgttaagcttcaccgcaatatttCACGTGAGCTTCAGCGCGTAACATTTCTGTGCTGAGGCAAAGATGCCTTTTGGGAGcctgcattatgcaacgcgccgtgctttctaagcttcgaagccagTCGCGAGTATTGCAGAGGCGTAGTCGGgaccattgctaacagcggcgaattctttcaatgaaaaacacggcaccgaacggcaagaacgtTTACAGCGAACGTGGAAGGTAGGCCtcacgttgccgcggtggtggctacggctgccagcggatctgcgacgagcgctggttcgaggaggcgagataatcaaaacggcggtgttggctttgattaattcCGTTTAGGAGCTGCGGTCACGACAAAAAGTCCgcaaaatcggacggcgaagggtgcTTGCGTCCGGAATTTCAGACgctcttatacattgactctatggggtacatggtggtgccgcgaagccgtccgcattatagggcatgtcccaaaaatcgggcgttCGGAAACTCGGTCGTCGGctgtacactggaaactcctccaaccgacgacagggcgtcaaaggcAACTCGTTACggttcctctctgttactcgagccagcattaggaCGACTTTCGTCCGCTTTCAATAAAACGatagctaattttccctgatagaagcacaagttCCCTGAGTTTGCCCTGAGTATTTCCAGCTTATTCAAGAtctctgagaattcccggttttcccggttggtagacaacATGGGTCCCCTGAAAAAGACGACGAAGTACACGTGTGAATGGCACCCTCTCAAAAGCATCGtacgatgctacaaacataactggaaaacgaaaaaaaaaggacacttaTTGAACGAAAGTAACAAAATAACACAGAAGCAAAGTGCAAAGTAAcccagtccaaaaaaaaaaagaaagtccaaagttcagctatgcaaagtcccgAAGTTAGTTAGCGCTGGTAGTACGGCTCAagccgcacaacatggactatttcaggtcgtgagcggcgccgctgtgttAGCGAATAGCCGTCTGACGcaacctcatagtcgagtgcaccAAGGCGCTGGATGATCTTATAGgttccgaaatagcggcgtaacagtttctcactgagtcctcgtcagcgtatcggggtccaaacccaaacgcggtcgccgggcTGCTATTCCACTTAGCGTCGTCGAAGACTGTAgtagtgttggctgtcggtcctctgctggttcttgatgccaaggcgggcgagctgttgggcttcttcggtGCACTGGGAACGCTGCAAGCGTTCGTCAGGAGCGGACGTTCGATGCATGGGCTCCGT contains:
- the LOC142559687 gene encoding uncharacterized protein LOC142559687; the encoded protein is MALSPPAASLLHLMETESPQANGPCADLSKDSSSREEAVARLEESSEATEVYETEWWQAGGLEDDESPVHITAEYSGWRTAPYQRTPSSMTPSAVCHMETAPNTSKLTPSACGEQDTFLSPSRLLEDRSVQSLPCLYDVDKTFLEKFPELKRVDQEASNDVADAADAVKVAAIILQKAIKRDSIMRRERHKLHVDVLLLKKAKLKLALERRSRMLI